One genomic region from Podarcis raffonei isolate rPodRaf1 chromosome 16, rPodRaf1.pri, whole genome shotgun sequence encodes:
- the FOSL1 gene encoding fos-related antigen 1 codes for MYKGYGAGRAPAPGSHRPSTLRPGTQQQKYPSDPGAGSSSSAGGGFVPNLNTITTSHDLQWMVQPTIMGASPGIPPYPRPYRCPHYPPGIRPGVIRTAGPILTPRRRHSEHLTPEEEERRRLRRERNKLAAAKCRNRRKELTDTLQAETDQLEAEQSGLKKEIAELQKQKERLELVLEAHRPACKVPEESSGEEEEGQSRPETLAQLPVKRESPPGPSGPRRVAPVPPSITLPPSGLLEPEALHTPTLMPTPSLTPFTPSLVFTYPTPGDPDGPSGSGFPHEACSSAHRHSSSGDHSSDSLNSPTLLAL; via the exons CAGAAGTACCCGTCTGATCCCGgggccggcagcagcagcagtgccggCGGCGGCTTTGTCCCCAACCTCAACACCATCACCACCAGCCACGACCTACAGTGGATGGTTCAGCCCACCATCATGGGCGCTTCTCCAGGAATCCCCCCTTACCCGCGACCCTACCGCTGCCCGCACTATCCTCCAGGCATTCGGCCAGGTGTGATCCGCACTGCTGGCCCAATCCTGACACCGCGGAGGCGTCATTCGGAGCAT CTGACACCCGAGGAGGAGGAGCGGCGGCGGCTGCGGAGGGAGAGGAACAAGCTGGCAGCAGCCAAGTGCCGGAATCGCCGGAAGGAATTAACAGACACCTTGCAAGCC gagaCGGACCAGCTGGAGGCTGAGCAATCTGGGCTGAAGAAGGAGATTGCGGAACTGCAGAAGCAGAAGGAGCGGCtggagctggtcctggaggctCATCGACCGGCCTGCAAAGTCCCTGAGGAGTCCtcaggggaagaggaagagggccaAAGCCGGCCGGAGACCCTCGCCCAGCTTCCGGTCAAGCGGGAGTCCCCGCCGGGCCCCAGCGGCCCTCGCAGAGTGGCTCCAGTGCCTCCCAGCATCACTCTGCCCCCCAGCGGCCTGCTGGAGCCAGAGGCTCTGCACACCCCGACCCTGATGCCCACGCCGTCCCTCACCCCCTTCACCCCAAGCCTGGTCTTCACCTACCCCACACCGGGGGACCCTGATGGCCCCTCGGGCTCTGGCTTCCCGCACGAGGCCTGCTCCTCTGCCCACCGGCACAGTAGCAGCGGCGACCACTCCTCTGATTCGCTCAACTCCCCCACCTTGTTGGCGCTCTGA